The Trueperaceae bacterium genomic sequence CTGCCTTAGCGGGAGCAGGCCCTTGTACTTCGAGTCGAGCTGCTCGTACCGGTCCAGCACCAAGCTCACGAGCTGCTCGCCGTCGATCAACCGCAGGTTCGCCTTGCTGTTGGCGAAGTTGCGCGCCTGCGGCGTGAAGTCACCTAGCGTCACCAG encodes the following:
- a CDS encoding restriction endonuclease, which gives rise to LVTLGDFTPQARNFANSKANLRLIDGEQLVSLVLDRYEQLDSKYKGLLPLRQVYVPEAVEGD